agggagaaggaggctccatgcagggagctcgacatgggacttgatcccaggtctccaggatcacacctcaggctgcaggcggcgctaagtcGCTGTGCCACCGGGCCGcccatgtattttgttttttaaagattttattcatttattcatgagagacacacagagagacagagacacagagagagaagcaggctcctcgcagggagcctgatgtgggacttgatcctggaccctgggatcatgccctgagccaaaggcagatgctcaaccgctgagccaccgaggcatccctgcACTATATTTTTGTATAGGCATTGTAGTGTAACCACAAGCACAGACCCTGGAGCCAGACCACTAACCGGTTTTGAATCCTGCCTGtatcactcacttgctctctggTGACAGACAAGTTATCTAACTGTTCTGTTAAGTGTTGAGTTAAGCCTCAGTTGTCTGAACCATAAAACGGGGATGATAATAGTACTCATCATATCAGGTTATTGGGAATATTAAAGCAGCATATGTGTAAGGCACATACCAAGGGCTCTAAAAGCACAGAGTATTATAATTATGACCTAAGTCTCCCCTAATGTCCAAATTTATGTGTGCTGAAGATGCCAGAAATTGTATGCTGTATGCTTCCACTGAGTCTAGAAAGGAGGGCATAAGGACCTCGGCCATGGCACACTGAAGTAAAAATGGATCGACTGCACAGTTAagatttggaagaattaatgagTTTTTAGTTTCAACTCACAGGGAGCTAAGGGAGACAAAATTAAGGAGAACCATGGATCTGCTTCGTCTTTTTGGTCTGTGGTAACAGAgtaccatagactaggtggctaatctacaacagaaatttatttctcagttctggaagctggaaatccCACATTGAGATGCTAGTGTGTTGGATTCTGTGATAGACCTCTTCCAGGTTGTATATTACCATATTCTTGCTGATTTCTtacatggtggaaggggagggaacCTCTCAGGGTCTCTTGGATATGGGTGCTACTCCCACTCATGAGTGCTTCATGgactcatgacctaatcacctcccaaaggcctcacttcctaataccatcaaattgggggttaagatttcaacatatgaatgggggggCATAGACCTATATGAATGGGGGTTTGACCTATAGCATCCACCATCAGTGAAAGAtgacaagcaaaacaaaactcaaaggagaattttttaaaaattgaaaagaaaccaaaaataaaaatatgtgaaatattgtGACCTCACTGAAAAAAGGAACATGGGCATGAAACAAAGGTTTTGGGGAAGTGATCTTGTTCCCTGGTGAAGAAGGGTTGGTAACTAATGTCTGTGGGCCAGATCTGGTCTACTGCTTGTTTTTGGAGAGCTCCTtagctaagaatgatttttacatttttatatagttaatttaaaaaatgaaaataaggatatttcaaagcatatgaaaattatgtgaaattaaaatttcaatgtaCATAGACAAAGGTTTATTGGAATATAACCATGCTCCTTGGCTTAAAAATCTTTACAATTCTTCTGTGACCTATATTAATAATGGTTATTATGAGAGTCCCAAATTATAAGAGATTAAGATTAAACAGCTCCCATTTCCTTTTTAGGTTCAAGTGTTGGACTTTTTATATATGCTGCTCTGCAGAGGTTGCTGATTGAGTTCTATGGGCTGGATGGATGCCTGCTGATTGTGGGTGCCTTAGCTTTAAATATATTAGCCTGTGGCAGCCTGATGAGACCCCTCGAATCTTCTAATTGCCCTTTACCTGAAAAAACAGCTCTGGAAAGTATACCAGATCAATACTCCATttacagtgaaaaagaaaaggacctGGAGGAAAACGCAAACATTCTTGGAAAGAGCTACAGTGCGGAGGAAACATGCAAGAGCATCTTAGCCAGTGGTGGCCGGAAACAGGAGAGTCTGCTTCATAAAAACCCAACAATAATGGCACACGCAAAAGAGGCTGAAACgtacaaaaaaaaagttgcagaacAGACCTATTTTTGCAAACAGCTTGCCAAGAGGAAGTGGCAATTATATAAAAACTACTGTGGAGAAACTgtggctctttttaaaaacaaagtattttcagCGCTCTTCATTGCAATCTTTCTTTTTGACATCGGAGGATTCCCACCTTCGTTACTTATGGAAGATGTGGCAAGAAGTTCAAATGTGAAAGAAGAAGAGCTTATTATGCCTCTTATTTCCATTATTGGCATTATGACAGCAGTTGGTAAACTCCTTTTAGGAATACTGGCTGACTTCAAGTGGATTAATACCTTATATCTTTATGTAGCTACCTTAATAATCATGGGCCTGGCCTTGTGTGCAATTCCATTTGCCAAAAGTTATGTCACATTGGCAATACTTTCTGGGATTCTAGGGTTTCTGACTGGTAATTGGTCCATCTTCCCATATGTGACCACAAAGACTGTGGGAATTGAAAAATTAGCCCATGCTTATGGGATATTAATGTTCTTTGCTGGACTTGGAAATAGCCTTGGACCACCAATTGTTGGTAAGATATTTCTTAAAGCCAACCTATTTTACTGTTCTTTGTAACATCTCTGGATATAGAAATCCAGATTGAATAGTGGCACATATTAGCACAAAATAAATCTGCAAAGATGTCTCATGGTAATGATTTATTCACAATCACTTTGATATAGTTGAGAAGGCCAGTATAGTTGCTCCAGGACTtgtgttcattattttatttgagagaaactcAAAATGCCTGTTTATCCTTGTCCAAATTATTTGGGAGGTTCTCCTCTGCTAACCCCCAGTAGTTGGTTGTAGAGTGCATGGGGTAATATATATCCTAATCCTTACTGTCTCTAAGATTGAGGGAATTAGTGAATGGGCTTCCTCTTCATCCTATTTATAtcaaattcacttttttcttacCCTCTTTTCAGGTTGGTTTTATGACTGGACCCAGACATACGACACTGCGTTTTATTTCAGTGGCTTCTGCGTCCTGCTGGGAGGCTTCATCCTGTTGCTGGCCTCCTTGCCCTCCTGGGACACATGCAACAAGCTGCTGCCTAAGCCAGCTCCAACAACCTTTCTGTACAAAGTTTCCTCTAATGTTTAGAGGAATATTGGAAGGCACTACAGACTATTTTCTCATAGCAAAATTTCGCTGTGGCTGAttctgaatgaatttttttttttaacaaatcctATTCTCTATGTACTGTATATATGGCTTCTATttcctgtatatatatttttcccttttttcttttttcaagaagtGGGACTATTCTGTTTTGCTATTACTCCTGAGTTCTTGATGTCATAAAAATTTTGGCCCACCTCGGAAGGCTATCTCTGTATAAAGAGATATAATTTCTCTGTAGGATCCATTAGTTCCACTGCAAGGCACCCAGAGGGGGCTCTTCTATTTTAAACCTGATGCAGGCAGCATGATGAGATACATATGAAGGCCGCTATGGGCCTAAATCCGTCTCTTCTCTATAGTAGACCTGCTAGTATgtgaaaacatttacaaaaatggcATTAAGAGTTCCAGTGGAGCAAGCCgatctttctttttcaaagctaTTTTAAATTACAGTCACTAGTTTTCactatttggttttatttacctTGAGGCAGCACCCCATGTTTGGACCCACTGagtttaaattatttcagttccTAAGGTGTTTGCTGAGAGGGAGGCAGTCTCCAAGCAGGAACACTCACCACAGCCTTGCTTCATGATTGGCTGCCATAACCATGCTCACTTTTCTGTCAGCATCCACTCAACCGATGTTTCTCAGAAAGTGCTGATTTTACCTGTTTCCAAATTGGAAATGTGTAAACCATTCCGTTCTGGCAAATGGGAAACATCCATCTGCTTTGCGCACAGTGGGGATGAGTCACAAATCCTTGCATAACTTCTCAACAAAGTGTTTATTTGCCACTATCAGATTTTACcactattaaattttaattcaaggGCAGaactaaaatgtgtgtgtgtgtgtgtgtgtgtgtgtgtgtgtgtgtgtactccaAGTCTGTatgagacatagaaagagaataAGGAATTGCAATAAGAAACTGATACCCTGATCCAACTTTATTCAATCTGAAGAAAAACTTTTTGGAAGAAAATCAATGTTTAATAAatggacatttttctaaagaaatattttttgaactttgctatatgttggcatcttctggatcctttaaaaaaatatagttgcCTGAGTACTACTCATAGAGATTTTAATTCTATAGGTCTAGGCTGTGGGCCAAGCAACAGTATTTTTAGTGAACTCTTGAAGGAATTTTAACAGCACAGCCAGGTGGAGAATGGTAGTTATAAGACTGGCAATGGGAAAACAATCATTCTCTTAAATACTAACAAAAAAGCAGTTTATTGAGGTGAGGAGGGTTTTATAAATAGCCAACTGTGGTTCTTTAAATAGGACGCACTTTTCTTATTGTGCCaaaattgtcttttcatttcttttgaaatatgtaaGATTTTATACTTCTATGTTGCCTTTCTTGGAAGGCACCTGAAGCACTTTATAAGCATGAAGGCCCACCACACCTCAGTGAGGTAGGTAGATAGTGCTTTTCTATGCAGTAAACCCGGAGTGTGGGGCAATTTCACAACTGAGTTAACCCTATTCAATAATGCAATAATGGGACTCCAAAGTGCCTTGGACTTCTACACCGTACTCAGACTTCTGGAAAGTTTTCTGTACCTCATTCTTTAGTGACTGTCAaggttaagaaataaaagaagtgacatttttaaaaagttaaactaaatatttttgtgttgaaAGTTCCTTTGTGCCAACATTATATTCAGGACATCCTATAGCCTGAAAAATTAGTTTAACTTTCATGACATCCCCACATTCATCAATGTTGATAATTGTCCAAATGCATCTTCACTTTGTCTACTAATGTCATCCAGTGTGTGCATTTTCCATTGTCTAGGGAATGAATTTttcattacaataaaatatttctttggtttgttttgcaTTGGTTTggttgcttttttctcttcttagcCGTCCTCCCCCTGCAAATTGCAGTGACATTTCActtgaatgtaaaaaaaataattatcacatGTTCACTCCAGGCCCAGAATTTGGTAAGTGGACCTCAGCTTATTCAAGTCGATCTGCTATATTATTTTGACCGCTGCCTTCCGAGGAGCTGTCATGATATGGGCAACATATATAAGTAACttccaaaagcaaaatgaaaaaagcttCTAGTAATCCCTTGATTTCGTTATAACATGGCTAGGAAATGGGGCTTAGGTGGGAAGGTTGCAATAAAGCCAGTACTTTATTAAATAGATAAGTCATGTTTATGTGAATAATTATTCAAGAGGTGCCCATTTCCTAagaattagcatttttttaactttatgcaTTTGTTTATGAAAGGGGCTAAACTCATGACTCTGGGATCCAGAGTCCCCTGCTCTTCCTACTGAGCCCGCCAGATGCCCCaagaattagcattttaaaaacacacttaaTGAAATTATATTGATTAGAATACAATCTTTCTTTTGTGACTCTAAAGGTATATTTTGACCTTCCAAGTGCCTTCTGCTGAGCTGGGGAAAGATGTGAAGTAAGAAACTTTTGTTagctctcctctttcccttcaaCCTTCTGCCTTACTCTGATTCTCTCTCCATTTAGCCTCCTGGGAGCCAGTTGCTGAACTAATTTTCTCGAGGGTGACTCTGTCATCAGGAGAGAAGTTTCAGCCACCAACTTTTAAAAGCCCCACGAGGACCAATTCCCAAGAACCAGGAGTTGCAGCACTTCGAGGTCATGACCTCACGGTCTTCCCTAGTGTTGTGGGGCCAGAAAGTCTCCTGACCTCAGAAAGCCTCAACTTCCAGCAGTCAATCCAGGATTATCTAAACTCAAGATGTTCCGGGAAATAAAGGGGAGCTCgcttttgaaggaaaaaatgcctcactttttcccccctcttagTTAGGAGTATTATTTTAAACGCATAAAGTACACAGTTTACATTAGCAGTGCCATAAAATTTCTCCTTCATGAATAACTATCTTGGGAACTTTTGCTCCACAGTCCATTGTCTGAAGGATGCCAGTTAATAAAATGCCTCTTTGAGTCAGGAGTTCAACTACAGTCAGTTAAAATGATCAGAGATATTTGGACAATATTGACAGAGATAAATGGACAATATTCAGAGATGCAGTATGCTTACTTGTTAAGGCTCTGATttctaggttcaaatcctagccCAGGTCCTGTGCTAGGGTGATGTGAGCATATCACTGAGCCTCTCaaagccttagtttcctcttctgtcaaaCTTGCCCCAGAGCTGTTAGGGGAATTAAATAACATAACCCATATACATTCCTGGCACCcgttcagtaaatattagctattatttatttttgttgctatcATTATTCCTTAGTGTTGGCCTCTCAGTATCCAAGGCAGATGTCAAGTGTTCCTGGGCACAGGTATGGGGTAAATGTTTCCTTCAAAGGGCCTCATTTAGAGGAAGAATGAGTCTTCTGTTATGCCAAACTTGTACAGCTCTCACAGCTAATGCCCTCCCCCACGCATGTTCTTGTCAAAATCTTTTACCCTTAGGGATTCATGACTCagcacatttttttctggaattacCATTGAGAGGCTCtgacacaaaacaaaacacaagctGTTCTTCCACAAATCGAATAAAATTCACTTTGTAAATTGAATTGCTATGGGAATTTGAACCTTAATTTCCTTAAGAACTCATCATCTGAGCTGTTAGGAAGGTGGGCCTGAAATTAGGCAGAAAGCAAAATGCTCACATTTGTTTATTGAACACTAATTGGCTTCAGCTCATGGctcttgcctccctctcccttcctgggACATCTTTCAGATTGACTCTTGGGGGAGTGTAATTCCTTACCAGGTCTTCTGGGATTCTATTCCTATCAGGTCTGTCACATTAGTTGCTTCTTACTACATATATTCTTTTCCCTAATGAGtgatttacttttattatctctccttgcaaaaataaaaacaatatatatttagaatttatttttttttctaaatgatagTCTATGAACATTGGCAAACAgcgtattttctttttttttttttaagcagatttttttaagtgggggaggggcagagggagcaggagagagagaattccaagcaggctccaacCCAGCCCAGTGAGGgctctcacaactctgagatttgTGAACCTGAACCGAATTAAGAGTTGAACAcataaccaattgagccacccaggtgcccccaaagcatATTTTCTATAATGAATAATTAACTGTGGTCAAGGTGTGCCCTGCTGTAGGTCACCTTAAAACTATAAAGCCCCGGAGATGTGAGTGCTTTTCCTTCCTGAAAAATGCCTCATGTGATAAGGCAAGCTGTCATTCCTCCAGCTTAGATCTGAAAGCTCCTCCATATCTGTTCCTTTAATAGGGCATTTGCCAGCATAGCCTAAATGACTCTAGAACCATAATAACCAAGGAGAACAGATGCTACTGGCTGTATTAACCTCTAAAAGATGAAGGGCCAGGTTCAACAGTCCATTTTCATGTAGTCACTATGGCTGCTGGGAGAGTGGCATTTTGAG
The genomic region above belongs to Vulpes lagopus strain Blue_001 chromosome 3, ASM1834538v1, whole genome shotgun sequence and contains:
- the SLC16A9 gene encoding monocarboxylate transporter 9 isoform X2 is translated as MEFKKSPDGGWGWVIVLVSFFTQFLCYGSPLAVGVLYIEWLDTFGEGKGKTAWVGSLASGVGLLASPVCSLCVSSFGARPVTIFSGFMVAGGLMLSSFAPNLYFLFFSYGIVVGSSVGLFIYAALQRLLIEFYGLDGCLLIVGALALNILACGSLMRPLESSNCPLPEKTALESIPDQYSIYSEKEKDLEENANILGKSYSAEETCKSILASGGRKQESLLHKNPTIMAHAKEAETYKKKVAEQTYFCKQLAKRKWQLYKNYCGETVALFKNKVFSALFIAIFLFDIGGFPPSLLMEDVARSSNVKEEELIMPLISIIGIMTAVGKLLLGILADFKWINTLYLYVATLIIMGLALCAIPFAKSYVTLAILSGILGFLTGNWSIFPYVTTKTVGIEKLAHAYGILMFFAGLGNSLGPPIVGWFYDWTQTYDTAFYFSGFCVLLGGFILLLASLPSWDTCNKLLPKPAPTTFLYKVSSNV
- the SLC16A9 gene encoding monocarboxylate transporter 9 isoform X1 codes for the protein MEFKKSPDGGWGWVIVLVSFFTQFLCYGSPLAVGVLYIEWLDTFGEGKGKTAWVGSLASGVGLLASPVCSLCVSSFGARPVTIFSGFMVAGGLMLSSFAPNLYFLFFSYGIVVGLGCGLLYTATVTITCQYFDSHRGLALGLISTGSSVGLFIYAALQRLLIEFYGLDGCLLIVGALALNILACGSLMRPLESSNCPLPEKTALESIPDQYSIYSEKEKDLEENANILGKSYSAEETCKSILASGGRKQESLLHKNPTIMAHAKEAETYKKKVAEQTYFCKQLAKRKWQLYKNYCGETVALFKNKVFSALFIAIFLFDIGGFPPSLLMEDVARSSNVKEEELIMPLISIIGIMTAVGKLLLGILADFKWINTLYLYVATLIIMGLALCAIPFAKSYVTLAILSGILGFLTGNWSIFPYVTTKTVGIEKLAHAYGILMFFAGLGNSLGPPIVGWFYDWTQTYDTAFYFSGFCVLLGGFILLLASLPSWDTCNKLLPKPAPTTFLYKVSSNV